CGGACGAACGCGGGGATCCGATGTCGCCACTGCGGTGGACGGTGAAGTCCACCCGTACCCTCGCGCGGGAGCTGACCCGGGCCGGGCACAAGGTCAGCGCGGACACCGTTGCGGGTCTGCTGCGGGTGGAGGGCTTCAGTCTGCAGGCCAACGCCAAGACCATCGAGGGCAGCCAGCACCCGGACCGGGATGCCCAGTTCCGCTATCTCAACGAGCAGGCGCGCGAGTACCGGGACGCCGGCCAGCCGGTGATCAGCGTGGACACCAAGAAGAAGGAGCTCGTCGGAGAGTTCAAAAACAGCGGTCAGAAGTGGCGGCCGGCGGGTGACCCGGTGCCGGTGAACATCCACGACTTCGCCGACCCATAGCTGGGCAAGGCCGTCCCGTATGGGATCTACGACCTGGAGTCGAACACCGGCTGGGTCAATGTAGGCACCGACCACGACCCCGCCGCGTTCGCGGTGGAATCCATCCGCCGCTGGTGGCACGGTCAGGGCCAGGCCGCCTACCCGCGGGCAACACGGCTGCTGATCACCGCGGACGCGGGCGGCTCGAACGGTTACCGCAGCCGAGCCTGGAAACTCGAGCTCGCCCGCCTCGCTGCTGAGACTGGGCTGACGATCACCGTGTGCCACCTGCCTCCGGGGACGTCGAAGTGGAACAAGATCGAGCACAGGCTCTTCTCCCACATCACCATGAACTGGCGCGGCTGCCCGCTGACCAGCCACGAAGTCATCGTCCAGTCGATCGCCGCGACCACGACCCGCACCGGACTGCGCGTGACCGCTCAACTGGACACCAGCACCTATCCCACCGGCGTTCAGATCAAGGACGCGGAGATTGCCGCCCTGCCGCTGACCCGGCACACATTCCACGGCGACTGGAACTATGCCCTGCATCCCCAGCCCGTCCCGTCCGTCCGGGAGCCCCGGGCCCCGCAGACCCCCGACCGCCAGTGGGACCCGGCCCAGCTGTCCCATCCCGAGCTGACCGGGATGACCCACTGGCGACTGGACCAACTCACACGAACTTTGACCCCGGACGGTAACACCCAGCGCGGCCGCCCGCCCCGGCTCTCCTTCCCCGAACAGGTCCTGGCCACTGTGCTCCACCTGCGGGTCGCCCTGGCCGCGGAACCTCTGGCCGTGCTGTTCGGCAGCAGCAGGGCCGCCATGCACCGCACCCTCCTCAAGAACCGGCGACTACTCAAAGCCCACGGCATCGCCATCACACCCGCAACGACCCCGCCGCGTCCCTCGCGGTTCTCCAAGCACGGGTCCTCGCCCTGACCCGCCAGACCAGCAACAAGATCAAGACGACGTGTTAATGATCGGCAAGCCCTAAGCCGTGTCCCGTAAGTGATCTTCTAACGCGTTCGGGCACGGGTCACCGACTCCGGGCCCCTCTATCCGGTGAGGGTCGCCCGTGCTGGGCCCGTTCTGAGTTGAGATCACGGGATCGGCCTCTCCTGCTTCTGGAAGGCGTCGGCTGCGGTGGACAGGTCGTGTGACGTGTGGCGATCTGGCTGATGGGGACGGGGAGTTGATCGAGTCGCACCTGCCGCTGGGGACGTTCGGGCCGATCCCTGACTGCGCCGCTGCGTCAACGCAGCGATGTAGAGGTTAGTGGGGTGACTTGGCAGCAAATCACGGGATAACGGAGGGATAACTACCCCGGTTACGGTGGCGCACGACCCCGGATCCCCCGAGCGTTCAACCGAACGATCAGCCGAAGGAGAACCATGCGTCATCTCCGCCGCCGTGTCCCCGTCCTCGCGGGCCTGTTTGCGGCCGCCCTGCTCGCCGGCGCCGGCGTCGCCCAGGCCGCCACCGGGACCATCGAGCTCGACCTGGGGACGAATATCACCAACCCGGTCGACGGCAAGTGCTACAACACCGAGAACGCCTCCAACGTAGGGCAGCGCGAGGTGGTCAACCACACCAACCGCAAGCTGAAGGTGTTCATCGTCGCCGACTGCACCGCGGGCAAGGAGGCGAAGGTGCTGGCGCCCGGCCAGAGTTACCGGGCCAGCGACACCTGGTTCCCAGTCGTCTCCGTACGGCGGGTGCAGACCGTCTGAGCCCGTGGAACGGCAAGGCGCCGCTGGGCGGGACAGCGCACCGGCTCCTGTCGTAGCCGGCAGCAGCACGCAATAGGCACGTGTCAGCCGTGCGGCCTACGGCACCGCAGCTCCCCGTGCATCACGGGCATGCCCGCCTCAAGCCACGCAGCTCGGCGGCGGGCCACCCGGCGACCTCATGCACCCCCAGCTCGATCAGACGCTCGGCCTGCACGCTCTCAAGGCCGGAGTACCGGGAGAACGGTGGAGGTGACGGGCATGGCTTCGGGCACGGTGCTCCCTGGGATGGTGACGTGGACGGGCTCAGGGTGAACGAGGCAACCCGCCGGATCATTCCTGCCGCTGCTGTGTCCACCCCTTCCCGTGATCACGACTCCGTACAGGCCCTAGCCGAAGTCGCTGGGCACATAGGCGTTGGTCCACTGGGAGTACATCCGGCACTCCTGGGGCGTGAACGCCGGATGTGTGATCCGGTACTGCCGGTAGTAGCGCCGCCCTTGATCGACCCGTGTACCGCGTACCTGAAGGTGCGCGCCCGGCAGGACGCGGATATGGCCCTCTGCGCAGCTCGGCGTGCAGTCGTTGATCCGCATGGTGCCCGTGCCCGTCTGCGTCTTGGCACCCCAGTGCGCCCAGTGCAGCGCGCTCAATCCGTCGTGCTGGGTCACCGCGAACGTGCGCGGCTTGACGGAATCGTGCCTCGACAGGTCGTACAGGTGGATCGGCGGCGTCACAGCCGCGGCTGCGGCCGTAGCCGGTGAGCCGGCGACTGGCACGACTGCTGCGGCAAACGTGAGCGCGACCAGGGAGCGCCGCAGCGCGGAGCGAGATGACATGTGGTGCGGTCTCCTTCGGTGGGTGAGTGAGTAGGTGAGCGGGTGAGGTGAAACCGCGAAAGAGAAGGGTGACTGGGCTCGCCTGACACATCCAGGTTGAGGATGCGCCGGACCTGACGGAAGGTGTGAATGAGCCGACCGCCGGCCGTTACCCACTGCGACCTTGTGTCGAGGAACCCTGACGAGGCAGGGCCGCATGCCCTACGGTCGGACCGTGGGACCGGAACGCCATCGCATCGCCGCCGTACTCGGCGCCCAACAAGGCAGCGGCTACCTCCTGACATCCCATCTTGTCCTGACCGCCGCACATGTGGTGAAGAACCGCGCCTTGGTCAACGTGGCCGCTCTCGGCGGCGTCGGCGAGGTGAAGTGCCGAGTGGTCTGGGCGCGCCACGATCGGGAGTGCGATGCCGCGCTGCTGCTCGCCCCGAGAAAGCAGAGCCTGCTCCCTCCCGAGCTGGACGAGCAACTGGACCCCGTTCGCTGGGGCGTGCCCTCCGGACTCGAACCCATGGAATCCTGCCAGGCCATCGGCTTTCCACAGGTGCAGCGGGACGACGAGGACGGGCTTGACACGGAACAGATCGTCGGCACGTTCAAGCCGGGATCGCGCATGGTCCGTGCCCGCTACGTACTCGACAGTCCGCACACCCCGCCCCTCCGGCAGGCGGACGGCGCCTCACCGTGGGCGGGCATGTCCGGAGCCGCGCTCTTCGCGGACGGCATGATCATCGGGGTGGTGGTGACGGATCCGCTGAACTGGCAGCACGGTCGCGTCGAAGCCATCCGAAGCCGCGTGCTCTTCGCCGACCCGGAGTTCGTCCAACAGCTGGTGGAGCACACCCAATACCAGCCGATCGTGGACGAGCTCTCCGGTCCCCAGCACAACCCGCATGCCGAGTTCGAGCGACGGTACGCCGCGTTCGTCGCCGAGGCCTACAGCGAACTCAAGATTTTCGGGCTGGACTTCACCCGCCGGGAACACGCCGAATGGCCACTGGACGCCGCGTATCTGAGCCTGGAGCTGGCGCCTCATCACAGCCGCGAACAGGAGCGGGACGGCCTCGGCAGTCCGTCGGCCCGTTCGCTCCGCGGGCCTGCCGTCGGAGAACGGCAGCGGGTCGAGGCGGCCTTCGCCCGTCAGACACGCATCCTGTTACGGGGCACCGCCGGCTCCGGCAAGACAACCCTGGCGCAGTGGCTCGCGGTGACCGCAGCGCGACAGGACTTCCCGCCCGGGCTCGGACACCTCCAGGGCTGCCTCCCGTTCGTCCTGCCCCTGCGCACCCTCGCCCGGCGGGACTCCCTCCCCGCCCCGCAAGACTTCCTTGCGGCGGTCGGCAATCCCCTGCACGCAGTGCAGCCCGAGGGGTGGGCCGATGAAGTTTTGAAGTCCGGACGCGGTCTGCTGCTCATCGACGGCATGGACGAGGTCCAGGAGAGTGACCGGCAGCGCACGCTGGACTGGCTCAAGAAGCTCATCACCCTCTACCGCGACTGCATCTTCGTGGTCACGACGCGCCCCTCGGCCGTGGCCGACGGGTGGCTGGGCCCCGAGCGGTTCACCGAGCTCAATCTGCTGCGGATGAACCGACAGGACGTCAACGCCTTCCTGCGCCGCTGGCACCAGGCAGCCGCCGAGACCGTCCAACGCCCGGCGGAACGTGCCCAACTGGAACAGTACGAACGGGAACTCGCGGACGCCCTCCCGCGCAAGAACGACCTGGCCCAGCTGGCCACCAACCCGCTGATGTGCGCGATGATCTGCGCACTGAACCGGGACCGCAACTCCTACCTGCCGCAGAACCGGCTGGAGCTGTACGACGCCGCACTCAGCATGCTCCTTGTCCGCCGTGACGCCCAGCGGCAGGTCACCGCGCAACTGGAGATCAACGAGAGCGCCCAGTTGTGGCTGCTGCAACAGCTCGCCTATTGGATGATCCGCAACGGCCATGCCGAAGCCGACCGCGTCCACGTACTGCGGGTGGTGGCGGACGCCCTGCGCTCGATGCCCCAGGTCGCCGGACCCGAGCAGGCCGACGCGGTCCTTGAGCAGCTGCTGCTGCGCAGCGGCGTCCTGCGGGCACCGGCGCCCGACACCGTGGAGTTCGTGCACCGCACCTTCCAGGACTATCTCGGAGCAAAGGCCGCTGTGGAGGGCCAGGACCTCAACCTGGTGGCCGCGCATGCCCATGAACCGCAGTGGGAGGACGTGGTGCGGATGGCGGTCGGCCACGCCCGTGCGGACGAACGCGCGGTGCTGCTGCGGCGCCTGCTCGACCTGGGCGACGCCGCCACGTCCCCGCAGCGTGAGCGTCTGCACCTGCTGGCCGCGGCATGCCTGGAGCATGCGACGGCCCTCGCACCGGAAGTACGTGCCGAGGTCGAGCGACGCGCGGCAGCCCTGGTTCCGCCGGGTGACCTTGCGGACGCCGAGCTGCTGGCCCAGGCCGGTGCGGTGGCACTGGGGCTGCTCCCACCGCCCGGCGGACTCACCCCGGAGCAGGCGCGGGCGGTCGTCCACACCGCACGGCTGCTGGGCGGGGAACACGCCTTCCAGGTGCTGTCCGCCTTCCGAGAACATCCGGACCAGCAGGTCAGGCAGGAACTCGCCGATGCCTGGGACGGCTTCGACGCCCGCACCTACGCGGAAGGCATCCTCGCCCACACGCCGCTGACCGGAGTACGCCTGGCAGTGAGCAGCACGGAGCAGCTCTCCGCCGTCCCCCTGATCGGTGCGGTCCCGGCACTCCGCTGCGTGGGCGACTTCCCGGCCGGGAAGCTGTCGCCCGTGCTCCGCGAGGCCCGGCCCGATGACGTCACCCTGGAAACCAACGACCTGTTGAGGGACCTGGCGTTCCTGACAGACATCCCGAAGCTGTCCGTACTGCGACTGTCCGACTGCGGCGGCCTGGTGGACTATTCGGCGCTCCCCGGCCTGTGCCTGGATGCCCTCACCCTCCGGGACGCCCCCAGTGGCCCTGACCTGTCACCCCTGAAGGACATGCATACGCTCCGCAGTGCGACCTTCCGCTGGGACCGCGACGGGGAGGCCCGGCGCATCTCCCTGCCGGACATCCCGTTCCCCGCCGGCATCCAGACCCTGAAACTGCACGGCAACCTGCTCATCCACGACCTTCACCGCATCGACCGATGGCCGCACCTCACCTCACTCACCCTGCCGATCACCCCGGTGCCGGCCGAAGAGCTGACCGCCCTCGGCCGGCTCCCCTCCCTGGAACGTGTCGAACTCACCCTGGAGAGCCTCTGTCCGCCCGACCTCACCCAGGTGACCCGCCTGGACGCGGTCACCAGCGCGCAGCTGAGCACCTTCATGACGGGAGACCTGGGCAACACGGAACTCCTGCGCCGGCTGTTCCCCTCACTATGCGCCCTCCGTCTGCATATCGGCATCACCCCCTCCCCACGCAAGCCAACAACCCTTGACCTCTCCGCACTGGCCGGAATCCCTGATGTCTCGGTAGCCCTCATCCTCCCGTCCGCTGGCGAGCTGAGGCTCACCGGGGACGAGCACCTGCCGAAAGGCTCAGTCGTTCGCCATATGTGGGAAACTCCCACGCCCAGCACATCGAAGCCCCCCTCTCCCTGGTGGCGGCGATTCGGCGGCCGTTGACGGTGCGCGGGACCCGCGGGACCCGGGGACGCGCCGTATGCCCTAACGTCGGGCTCTCGGCCGACACCAGGGGGTACTGCCATGCCAGACTTCGACGACATCGAACTCGCCGCCGCGGTGCGAGCCGTCAGGGATCAGCTCATGGACGCGGCAGCGTCCGGGGCCGGAGAACCGATGCGTTTTGAAGTCGGCCCGATCCAGATGGAGTTCACCGTCGAGCTACGTCGCGAAGCCGGGGCCAAAGGCGGCGTCAAGGCATGGGTGGTCAACGCTGACACCGAGGCAAGGGCGTCCCGGACCCGAACCCACCGGATCACCTTTACCCTCACCCCGAAAAACACCGCCACGGGAACCGGCGTCGAGATCGGCAATGACGCCCCTGGTGACACCGGCCGCCTCGGGGCTGTCGACTAGGGACTGTCTGTGGTTGTGATCAGAATCGAGTTTTGAGTCCCGGACGGAGTGCTGATCGGGTAGGACTCCTGTGTGACTCGTGCGCAACTCACGGATGCGGAGTGGGAGTTCATTGGACCGTTCCTGCCGATAGGCAGGTTCGGCCCCTACCCAGAGCGGCTGCGGGAGCAGTTTGAGGGGGTGATCTTGGAGGTTCCGTACCGGCAGCCAGTGGCGGGAGATGCCCTCGCGATTCGGCGCCTGGCAGACGGTCTACAACCGCTTCATGCGCTGGCGGGACGGAAGTGTCTTCCAGGTCCTGCTGGACGAGGCGATCGCCGAGGCCGCCCGTAGGGACGGGCAGCTCACCGAGCAGATCCAGGAGCTGGAACGCCGCCTGGCCCTGCTTGCGGAACGCCACGCTGATGGGGCTCCTCGAAAATCCCCAACCCGTGCTCGGGGTGCCATCAGACCTGCTCGACGGATCTCCCCACCCATTCCGGACCTGTCCTCCGGGACCGCGGCGCTGCTCGTGGCGCTGCTCACGGAACGCCAGATGGGGCAGTGGGGCCGGCGGGTGCCGTTCCTCATCGGCGCGCTGCTGAGCCTGCGGGGGCTGTGGAACCGGCGTGGCGCCCAGGAGACCCGGAGCCCCGCACAGCAGGCGGCCGACCGGCCCGGCCTCTTCGAGGCGCTGCGCCGCCACCCCGCCAGTCCCTGCGCATCTGCGGCATCACCGCGGGCGGCACCATCGCCTACTACACCTGGACGACCTACCTGCCCACTTATGCACAGGTCAACGCGGGCTTCGACAAGGGCGATGCCCGCACCGTCGGCACCTGGTTCAAGCAGGCCGGCCACGCCGACCTCTTCCCCTGGTCCGTGGTCGCGCTCTGCCTCGTCTCGTTCCTCGTCTAACTTGACGCTTCCGGAGACCTCCCGGCAGAAGCTGGACAGGTAGCCCGGGGGAGTGGGAACGGGGTGGCGGGAGCGGGGGTGGCGGGAGCGGGGATGGCGGGAGCTGGGTGCCGGGAAGGGGGACACAGGGACGGGAACACGGGGACGGGAACACGGGGGCGGGAACGCAGAGACGGGAACGCAGGGCCGGGAACACGGGAACGGGAACGCAGAAAAAGCGCCGCCCCTCCCGGGACGGGGAGGGGCGGCGCCTTGGGGACGAGGCCGGTCAGACGAGCCAGCCCACGAGGTGGAGGACGTGGGCCAACAGAGCGGTGAGGATGTTCATCGGGATCTTCTCCTTGAAGTTGTGGGACTCAACTCTCCGGCCCAGCAGGGGATTTGGACCGGGGCACGGTAACGGTCTGCAGCCCGCCGCTCGCGCCTCGTTATCTTCGCCCGTTGCTATGAGTCAATTGAAGCCCTTCCCTTTTCGATCATGCGCACCGCCGAACAGCTGCTCATAGGGTCATCCGTTCGCCTGAAAGTGTGCGGGGAGTGGTCCATGAGGAGGGCGGTTGTGGTGTGGTGCCGCCCGGCCGAACCGTCCCTCCGGACTCGCCCTATGAGGCGAGGCTGCCGACGACCCCCGTCTCCGCACGGGCCGGTCGCGGTCGTGGTAGAGCTCGGGGTCGAGGAGGCGTGCCGAGCAGCCGGCGGAGGTCGCCGACCGCGGCACGCCCCGCGCGGTTGGCGCCGATGGTGCTCGCCGACGGCCCGTAACCGACGAGATGGATCCGCGGATCGCGCAGCGTGCGGGTGCCGTCCATCCGGATGCCGCCGCCCGGTTCGCGCAGGTGCAGCGGGGCGAGATGGTCGAGGGCGGCACGAAAGCCCGTGGCGTAAAGGATCACATCGGCCTCGACCGTACGGCCGTCGTGCCAGCGCACGCCCGTGGGCGTGACGCGCTCGAAGAGCGGCAGCCGCTCCAGTACGCCGCTCTCCCGGGCCTGCCGGATGGCCTCGGTCATCGGTAGCCCGGTCACGCTCACCACGCTCCGCGGCGGCAGCCCCTGCCGGACCCGCTCCGCCACCAGGGCGACCGCGGCCCGGCCCTGCTCCGCACCGAACGGCCCCTCGCGGAACACCGGCGGCCGACGGGTCACCCAGGTCGTGGCGGCCGCGACCGGCGCGATCTCCATCAGCTGCTGTACGGCAGAGGTCCCGCCGCCCACGACCACAACCCGCGCGTCACGGAAGCCCTCCGGCCCGTCGTACGAAGAGCTGTGCAGCTGGCGGCCGCCGAATGTCTCCTGCCCGGGAAACCGCGGCCAGAACGGCCGGTCCCAGGTCCCGGTCGCATTGATCAGCGCCCGCGCCGCGTAGTTCCCCTCCGACGTTTCGACCAGCAGCCGCCTTCCCTCAACGTCCCCGACGGGATCGGTCCAGGGAGCCCCACCGCTCTCGCGCACCGCCGTCACGCTCACCGGGCGGTGCACCCGCAGCCCGAAGGCCTGCTCGTACCGGTCGAAGTACGCGCCGATCACCTCGGACGACGGGCGGCGCGGATCGGCGCCGGTCAGTTCCATGCCCGGCAGCGCATGCATCCCGTGCACCTTGGCGTACGTCAGCGTGGGCCACCGGAACTGCCAGGCGCCCCCGGGGCGCGGCGAGTGATCGAGCGCCACGAAGTCCCGGTCCGGCGCATAGCCGGCCCGTCGCAGATGGAAGGCGGCGGCCAGGCCGGCCTGCCCGGCACCGATCACCACGACGTCGACCTTGGCCTCGACCACGGCATCGGCATCGACCACGGCATCGACCTCGACCTCGACCTCAGCATCGACCCCGGTCTCGATCTCACGCGCCCCGGTGTAATTCATATTTCACCTAACAGGGCGAGGGGCGGTGGTCTTCCCGCGAGGGGCGGGTGACTCCCACGGGCGCGGGCCGTTTCCCACCACGGTCCACGGCCCACAGCCCACAGCCCCACAGCCCACGGCCCACAACGGCTCACGCCCTATGCCCCACGCCCCACGCCCCACGCCCCACGGAAACAAAGCCTCAGCGACCACCCGCGATCAGCAGCGGCGCCCCACCCGGCGCGGAGGCCGGCCGGCCGTTGGCCGCCGGAACACCGTCCAGCGGAGCGGGACCCGCATCCGACAGTCCCCGGGCGGCGAGCTCCGGCCGTACGCCCTCGCCGCACCAGTACGCCTCCTCCAGATGCGGATAGCCGGAGAGCACGAAGTGCTCGATGCCCAGGGAGTGGTACTCCTCGATCCGGTCGGCCACCTCGGCATGGCTGCCGACCAGCGCAGTGCCTGCCCCGCCCCGCACCAAACCCACACCCGCCCACAGATTGGGCGAGATCTCCAGCTTGTCGCGCGAGCCGCCGTGCAGCGCCAGCATCCGCTGCTGACCCACCGACTCGCTCTTGCCCAGCGCCTGTTGTGCGGCCGCGACCGTCGCGGGATCGAGGTCGTCGAGCAGCCGGTCGGCGGTCGCCCAGGCCTCCTTGGAGGAGTCCCGGGAGATGGTGTGCAGTCGGATGCCGAACCGGACCGTACGTCCTTCCTTCTCCGCCAGTCCGCGAATCCAGTCGATCTTCTGCTTGACCTCCTCGGGCGGCTCTCCCCAGGTGAGGTACACATCCACATTCCGGGCGGCGACCGGCCCGGCGGCAGCGGACGAGCCGCCGAAGAAGATCTGCGGCAGTGGATCCGGCGGCAGCGCTGTCAGACCGCCCTCGACCTGATAGTGCTCGCCCTTGAAGTCGAACGGCGCGCCTCCCCACGCCCCGCGTACGATCTGCAGAAACTCATCCGTACGGGCATACCGCCGGTCATGGTCGAGATGATCGCCGAACCGCTTCTGCTCGGTCGAATCGCCCCCGGTCACCACATTCAGCAGCAGCCGCCCGCGCGAGATCCGCTGATAGGTCGCGGCCATCTGCGCCGCCAGGACCGGCGAGATCACCCCCGGCCGGAAGGCGACCAGGAACTTCAGCCGCTCGGTGACCTGGGTGAGCGCCACCGTCGTCAGCCAGGCGTCCTCGCACCACGTGCCCGTCGGCGTGAGCACCGCCTCGAACCCCAACTGCTCGGCAGCCTTGGCGATCTGCGCCAGATACTCGATGTCCGGGGCCCGTACCCCGCTGACCGGGGTGATGCGGTCACGCCGGATGCCGCCGTCGGTGTAGGCATGACGGTCGACGAGGGTCCGCCCGTCGCCGCCGGTCGGCAAGAACCAATGCAGGTGTACGGACATCTCACTGAGCCTTTCCATAGGTACGCGGCGCCGTGCCCGAAGGCGGCAGGTCACCGTTGAAACGGGGGTCGACGAAGTCCCCGAAGCGGAACGAGCGGGGGACCAGCTGCACCGCCGCGAACGAGTCGACGATCTGCTGCTCGGAGGCGACGGCGGCCTTGTCCACGGCGACCGCGACCGCCGTACCCCGGGTGCGCTTGACCGCGTCCAGCGCCACCTTCTCCGGCAGCCCGGTCTCCTTCGCCCAGGCCTTCGCCCAGACGCCGGGGTGTTTGAACACCCAGTTCTGCGCCCGCCGCAACCGGTCCGTGTAGTCCTTCAGCGCCGCCGCCTTCTTCTTGTCGTCCAGGGCGGCAGGCGCGGCGACCTGGAAGCTCAGCCCGTTGACGACCCCTTGCCCGGTCGTCAGCATCCGGGCATCGGCCTGATCCAGTGCCTGCGAGGTGTACGGGTCCCACACCGCCCAGGCATCCACCTTCCCCCGGGTGAACGCGGCGAGCGCATCGGCCGGCTGCAGGTAGTTGAGCGTCACGTCCTTCGGCGTCAGCCCCGCCTTCTTCAGCGAGGCGATGAGCTGGTAGTGCGCCGAGCTCCCCTGGGCCACGGCGATCGACTTGCCCTTCAGCTGCGACGGCCGCTT
This portion of the Streptomyces sp. 2114.4 genome encodes:
- a CDS encoding serine protease; protein product: MGPERHRIAAVLGAQQGSGYLLTSHLVLTAAHVVKNRALVNVAALGGVGEVKCRVVWARHDRECDAALLLAPRKQSLLPPELDEQLDPVRWGVPSGLEPMESCQAIGFPQVQRDDEDGLDTEQIVGTFKPGSRMVRARYVLDSPHTPPLRQADGASPWAGMSGAALFADGMIIGVVVTDPLNWQHGRVEAIRSRVLFADPEFVQQLVEHTQYQPIVDELSGPQHNPHAEFERRYAAFVAEAYSELKIFGLDFTRREHAEWPLDAAYLSLELAPHHSREQERDGLGSPSARSLRGPAVGERQRVEAAFARQTRILLRGTAGSGKTTLAQWLAVTAARQDFPPGLGHLQGCLPFVLPLRTLARRDSLPAPQDFLAAVGNPLHAVQPEGWADEVLKSGRGLLLIDGMDEVQESDRQRTLDWLKKLITLYRDCIFVVTTRPSAVADGWLGPERFTELNLLRMNRQDVNAFLRRWHQAAAETVQRPAERAQLEQYERELADALPRKNDLAQLATNPLMCAMICALNRDRNSYLPQNRLELYDAALSMLLVRRDAQRQVTAQLEINESAQLWLLQQLAYWMIRNGHAEADRVHVLRVVADALRSMPQVAGPEQADAVLEQLLLRSGVLRAPAPDTVEFVHRTFQDYLGAKAAVEGQDLNLVAAHAHEPQWEDVVRMAVGHARADERAVLLRRLLDLGDAATSPQRERLHLLAAACLEHATALAPEVRAEVERRAAALVPPGDLADAELLAQAGAVALGLLPPPGGLTPEQARAVVHTARLLGGEHAFQVLSAFREHPDQQVRQELADAWDGFDARTYAEGILAHTPLTGVRLAVSSTEQLSAVPLIGAVPALRCVGDFPAGKLSPVLREARPDDVTLETNDLLRDLAFLTDIPKLSVLRLSDCGGLVDYSALPGLCLDALTLRDAPSGPDLSPLKDMHTLRSATFRWDRDGEARRISLPDIPFPAGIQTLKLHGNLLIHDLHRIDRWPHLTSLTLPITPVPAEELTALGRLPSLERVELTLESLCPPDLTQVTRLDAVTSAQLSTFMTGDLGNTELLRRLFPSLCALRLHIGITPSPRKPTTLDLSALAGIPDVSVALILPSAGELRLTGDEHLPKGSVVRHMWETPTPSTSKPPSPWWRRFGGR
- a CDS encoding trypco2 family protein — its product is MPDFDDIELAAAVRAVRDQLMDAAASGAGEPMRFEVGPIQMEFTVELRREAGAKGGVKAWVVNADTEARASRTRTHRITFTLTPKNTATGTGVEIGNDAPGDTGRLGAVD
- a CDS encoding NAD(P)-binding domain-containing protein, translating into MNYTGAREIETGVDAEVEVEVDAVVDADAVVEAKVDVVVIGAGQAGLAAAFHLRRAGYAPDRDFVALDHSPRPGGAWQFRWPTLTYAKVHGMHALPGMELTGADPRRPSSEVIGAYFDRYEQAFGLRVHRPVSVTAVRESGGAPWTDPVGDVEGRRLLVETSEGNYAARALINATGTWDRPFWPRFPGQETFGGRQLHSSSYDGPEGFRDARVVVVGGGTSAVQQLMEIAPVAAATTWVTRRPPVFREGPFGAEQGRAAVALVAERVRQGLPPRSVVSVTGLPMTEAIRQARESGVLERLPLFERVTPTGVRWHDGRTVEADVILYATGFRAALDHLAPLHLREPGGGIRMDGTRTLRDPRIHLVGYGPSASTIGANRAGRAAVGDLRRLLGTPPRPRALPRPRPARAETGVVGSLAS
- a CDS encoding LLM class flavin-dependent oxidoreductase — its product is MSVHLHWFLPTGGDGRTLVDRHAYTDGGIRRDRITPVSGVRAPDIEYLAQIAKAAEQLGFEAVLTPTGTWCEDAWLTTVALTQVTERLKFLVAFRPGVISPVLAAQMAATYQRISRGRLLLNVVTGGDSTEQKRFGDHLDHDRRYARTDEFLQIVRGAWGGAPFDFKGEHYQVEGGLTALPPDPLPQIFFGGSSAAAGPVAARNVDVYLTWGEPPEEVKQKIDWIRGLAEKEGRTVRFGIRLHTISRDSSKEAWATADRLLDDLDPATVAAAQQALGKSESVGQQRMLALHGGSRDKLEISPNLWAGVGLVRGGAGTALVGSHAEVADRIEEYHSLGIEHFVLSGYPHLEEAYWCGEGVRPELAARGLSDAGPAPLDGVPAANGRPASAPGGAPLLIAGGR
- a CDS encoding ABC transporter substrate-binding protein, which produces MRARSIAPAAALLLPLTLLLAACGGASGAEGAGGGSGSGTDGKGSLTLNVGDQKGGSEALLRAAGELDDLPYKIKWSTFTSGPPLLEAINAGAVDVGAVGNTPPVFAAAAKSKIKVIAGTHSRSDGEAILVKKGSPLKRPSQLKGKSIAVAQGSSAHYQLIASLKKAGLTPKDVTLNYLQPADALAAFTRGKVDAWAVWDPYTSQALDQADARMLTTGQGVVNGLSFQVAAPAALDDKKKAAALKDYTDRLRRAQNWVFKHPGVWAKAWAKETGLPEKVALDAVKRTRGTAVAVAVDKAAVASEQQIVDSFAAVQLVPRSFRFGDFVDPRFNGDLPPSGTAPRTYGKAQ